The Chloroflexi bacterium ADurb.Bin180 DNA window TGGGACTTGCCGACGGGCCTCGTCCAAGACTGGGTCCGGCAGCAACGAGCTGCCAAAGACCAGTCGCTCGGCGTGAGCCAGAAGCAAGAGCGATGCGCACAGTGTGTCGCGCCAGCCTCTGTACTGCGCAATCCGCCTGGCCTCATCCCAATCGACACCCTCGCGAAGGGAGCATCTGTACTTGACCACATCCTGCAGGGTGAGGCGCTTGTCCTCGATGAACCAGTGGGCTAGATTGGTGAGAAGGCCATCGACCGGTGCGAGCAGGTGCACCAGGCGGTCATCTGTCGAACGTCGGACTCGCTGCCACAGGGCAGATTCGTCAAGGAACGAAGTCATCCAGCCGACGTGTTCATGCAGGTGAATTGCCGACACGGAACGGCCCGCACGGAACTTGCGGAAGAGGTACTTGTGCGGCTCTTCCATGTTGGTCAGCTCGACATAGCCCAGTGAGAGCAGGGTTGCCCTGACGCGCTCGACCTCTTCTGGCCGGTAGAGCACATCCAGGTTGTCGCTCTTGAAGGGGAAGGAGGGCGCTAGGTTGGCCGGCTTGATGAAGACGCCGATGATGCCCTGCACCGCAAGCGCGTCGTGCACCAGCGCGTACTCGACCCTCATCGCGTCGAGTTCGTCCTGCTCGGCCTGCCGCGCGCGAGCGAAGAGGGGGTCGCTCCACAGGTCGACGCGGCGTTCCGCGTCGCCAGCCGACCCTGGGGAGAGGGATAGCAACGGTACCTTGTTCTGCACCAGGTATTCCAGCAACGAGACCCCATCAACCCGCGACCGGCCGAGATCAGGTTGAGGCTGCCTCTCGGGGTCGACGAGCCAGGCAGAGTAGAGCTCTTCGGCGCGCGTGGGTCCTGGTGTGGCGGGGGGCCGGATACTGCTCATGCCTGTGCTCCGCTCAGCAAATCGCTGACAAAGGCGGCAGCGGCTTCCCACGTCATGCCCTCAACCAGCGACCTGGTGCCAGCGGGAGAAGCCAGCACCGTGCCAACGACGCTGGTCAGGTCATCCGCACCAGTCCAGTAGTGCAGACCCTGGCCGGCAACGAAGGTGTCCGGGAGTCCCCCGTAGGGCGTGCAGACCACGGGCAGGTTGGTAGCCATGGCCTCCAGAACCGACAGGGGCATCTCGATGGCGGCGGTGGGCTCCTGCGCCAGAAAGGCGTACGCATCCGACAACCGGTAGATCTCTTCGACTGCTGGCACGTACTGGTCCAATACCGTGACCCCTGCTGCGACCAGATCCTGCTTGACCTGCTCATCCTGCACAGTGCTGGTGCTGGCCACGACAACGGCGTGCAGGTTCGGCACCTGCGCCAGGGCCACAAAGGCCTCGAGGCTGCGTTTGGTCTTGAGGTGGCCCACGTGCGTGACAATCTGCTCCGAGGCTGGCAGACCATACCGGCGCCGCAGTTCGGCCTTTTCCCCGGCGGCGGGAGGCCGGAAACGGGCTGTGTCGACCGCCGGCGGCAGCCGGACGGCACGACAGCCGAGGCTGGCCAGCGTCTCGAGGGTGCGCCGGGACTGGGCCAGAACCA harbors:
- the pimB_4 gene encoding GDP-mannose-dependent alpha-(1-6)-phosphatidylinositol monomannoside mannosyltransferase, which encodes MRVCLFSERLRRPYDEGIKNFAVNLAAALGRLTDTRILTTDGESAPDRAIRNVPANRLLLSLPLAREIRSFRPDGIVYVPTACATPASFVRARTLRQYWPTARVVMIALQPRPYSPFAQSLIRRLVSPSHGRSRPDLVLAQSRRTLETLASLGCRAVRLPPAVDTARFRPPAAGEKAELRRRYGLPASEQIVTHVGHLKTKRSLEAFVALAQVPNLHAVVVASTSTVQDEQVKQDLVAAGVTVLDQYVPAVEEIYRLSDAYAFLAQEPTAAIEMPLSVLEAMATNLPVVCTPYGGLPDTFVAGQGLHYWTGADDLTSVVGTVLASPAGTRSLVEGMTWEAAAAFVSDLLSGAQA